In Zingiber officinale cultivar Zhangliang chromosome 1A, Zo_v1.1, whole genome shotgun sequence, a genomic segment contains:
- the LOC122028008 gene encoding protein arginine N-methyltransferase 2-like translates to MEKSADDQLCEAAAAGDCTRIATLLSSGADPTYFDASGMTPLMHAALHDHAAASSILLSAGAPWNALSPSKLSAGDLAMEHGHQEAFDVLLNAGIQAELVLGSVARAERKGEGDGSSYLEERVSFSEDKVMDSESKAVMMDWERPLMEAHARAVCGGGGGGRVLNVGFGMGLVDEAIQRYGPVEHTIVEAHPDVYERMLRCGWGEKENVKIVFGRWQDVLPQLESYDGIFFDTYGEYYEDLRQFHQHLPKLLKPDGIYSYFNGLCGDNAFFHVVYCQLVALELGNLGYSTQFIPLPVKDCLAEEVWEGVRRKYWQLDTYYLPVCQPSGDSE, encoded by the exons ATGGAGAAGTCGGCGGACGACCAGCTCTGCGAAGCGGCCGCCGCCGGCGACTGTACCCGGATCGCCACTCTTCTATCCTCCGGAGCAGACCCCACTTACTTCGACGCTTCCGGGATGACCCCCCTAATGCACGCCGCCCTGCATGATCACGCGGCCGCCTCCAGCATCCTTCTCTCCGCAGGCGCCCCGTGGAACGCGCTCTCCCCTTCCAAGCTCTCAGCCGGCGACCTCGCCATGGAGCACGGACACCAGGAGGCCTTCGACGTTCTCCTCAACGCCGGCATACAGGCGGAGCTCGTCCTGGGGAGCGTCGCCCGCGCGGAGCGCAAAGGCGAGGGGGATGGATCGAGCTACCTGGAGGAGAGGGTGTCCTTTAGCGAGGACAAGGTGATGGATTCGGAGAGCAAGGCGGTGATGATGGACTGGGAGAGGCCGCTGATGGAAGCGCACGCGAGGGCCGTCTGCGGCGGTGGCGGCGGAGGGAGAGTGCTCAATGTGGGCTTCGGAATGGGGCTCGTCGATGAAGCGATTCAGAGGTACGGGCCCGTGGAACACACTATCGTGGAGGCGCATCCGGATGTTTATGAGAGGATGCTGCGATGTGGATGGGGAGAGAAGGAGAATGTCAAGATTGTTTTTGGCCGATGGCAGGATGTTCTTCCTCAGCTTGAATCTTATGATG GAATATTTTTCGATACTTATGGAGAATACTACGAGGACTTGAGGCAGTTTCACCAGCATCTTCCTAAGCTATTGAAACCTGATGGTATCTATTCCTACTTCAATGGTCTCTGTGGCGATAATGCATTCTTCCATGTGGTTTACTGTCAGTTAGTGGCATTAGAACTTGGAAATTTAGGCTATTCAACACAGTTCATTCCCTTGCCTGTTAAAGATTGCTTGGCTGAGGAAGTATGGGAGGGTGTGAGACGCAAATACTGGCAGCTCGATACGTATTACCTTCCGGTTTGTCAACCATCCGGTGACTCAGAGTAA
- the LOC122028017 gene encoding uncharacterized protein LOC122028017, with translation MAIATAFLPRSFLFPTTSILPKATVCNPRRLLEFPFPRPSSPKSRLLARSTPTSGNPFDGFESERRPLKYSTKNGILLNLVQEIEPLELNLIQKDVPDNTINAIKRTISGVLGLLPSDQFLVLVEAYWEPIFKLLISSMKTGYALHNAEHRLCLERNLDIHEEYTKKEKKQTMEDDDSLEMSVDLPPTISNSLGRKGIFRDQEKISKVLSENTCVNDLRQLTPQVQEYIGYLQSHLHSAKKDLHELEKKYSELQMQCVGEQKNELLDYLRSLQPEKVAELSEPTCPGTEEIFHSAVHGLLAALSPMIQSKPTLSQNPSCGTLDIGKDDYEELVENTFTRLQPLIKVPRDHLARLLFWCMLLGYYVRGLECRLELMEVLTHDSQIAGAAPQDGDPLV, from the exons ATGGCGATAGCCACCGCGTTTCTCCCCCGATCTTTCCTTTTCCCGACGACATCGATTCTTCCAAAGGCGACGGTCTGCAATCCTCGGCGTTTGCTCGAGTTCCCGTTCCCTCGTCCGTCGTCGCCCAAATCTCGCCTCCTGGCCCGATCCACGCCCACCTCCGGTAACCCCTTCGATGGTTTTGAATCCGAGAGAAGACCACTCAAGTACTCGACCAAG AATGGCATTCTGTTAAATTTGGTGCAAGAGATAGAACCTTTAGAATTGAACCTTATTCAAAAAGATGTTCCAGATAATACAATCAATGCAATCAAGAGGACTATTTCGGGCGTGCTAGGGTTACTTCCATCCGACCAGTTTCTTGTCCTTGTAGAAGCCTACTGGGAACCTATCTTCAAGTTATTGATTTCCTCAATGAAGACAGG gtatGCTTTGCACAATGCTGAGCATAGGTTATGCCTTGAAAGAAATCTAGATATCCATGAAGAATATACCAAAAAAGAGAAAAAGCAAACTATGGAAGATGATGATAGCCTTGAAATGTCAGTTGATTTGCCTCCTACAATATCTAACTCTCTTGGAAGAAAAGGTATTTTCCGAGACCAAGAAAAGATCAGCAAGGTATTGAGTGAAAACACCTGTGTCAATGATCTAAGACAGTTGACACCTCAAGTTCAAGAATATATTGGCTACCTCCAATCTCACCTACATTCTGCAAAGAAG GATCTACATGAGTTGGAAAAGAAATATTCTGAGCTACAGATGCAATGTGTAGGCGAGCAAAAAAATGAGTTGTTGGATTATCTGCGATCATTGCAACCCGAGAAG GTCGCTGAACTTTCAGAACCAACTTGTCCCGGGACCGAAGAAATTTTTCATTCAGCTGTGCATGGCCTCCTCGCTGCTTTATCTCCCATGATACAGTCAAAGCCCACCCTTTCACAAAATCCATCATGCGGAACCCTTGACATTGGTAAAGATGACTATGAAGAACTTGTGGAGAACACTTTCACACGCTTGCAGCCCCTGATAAAGGTTCCTCGCGACCATCTTGCACGCCTATTGTTCTG GTGTATGCTTTTGGGTTACTATGTGAGAGGCCTTGAGTGTCGTCTAGAGCTGATGGAAGTTTTAACGCACGACTCACAAATCGCAGGAGCTGCACCGCAAGATGGTGATCCATTGGTGTAA
- the LOC122028024 gene encoding thymocyte nuclear protein 1-like, whose protein sequence is MVKGRQSYWLLKTEPAEWSWEDQRSNGGVSTWDGVRNRQALNHMKSMRLGDRCFFYHSGGGASARRIVGVVEVVKQWYLSSVPDSFRGGRGGDAAGAVDVRSLGEMRRPVELRQIKAEADAMKGFALLKQPRLSVVPVPEGIWERICEMGGGYGETTEEEEAETATPPPPSSPPANK, encoded by the coding sequence ATGGTGAAAGGTCGGCAAAGCTACTGGTTGCTGAAGACGGAGCCGGCGGAGTGGTCCTGGGAAGACCAGCGCTCCAACGGCGGCGTCTCCACCTGGGACGGCGTCCGGAACCGCCAGGCCCTCAACCACATGAAGTCCATGCGCCTTGGCGACCGCTGCTTCTTCTACCACTCCGGCGGAGGCGCCTCCGCCCGCCGCATCGTCGGCGTCGTCGAGGTCGTCAAGCAGTGGTACCTCTCTTCAGTCCCCGACTCCTTCAGAGGCGGCAGAGGAGGAGACGCGGCAGGGGCGGTGGACGTCCGGTCGCTGGGTGAGATGAGGCGCCCCGTCGAACTCCGACAGATCAAGGCGGAAGCCGACGCCATGAAGGGTTTCGCGCTACTGAAACAGCCGCGGCTGTCCGTGGTACCCGTGCCCGAGGGGATCTGGGAACGTATTTGCGAGATGGGCGGCGGATACGGAGAGAcgacggaggaggaggaggcggagaCGGCGACTCCACCACCACCGTCGTCTCCACCGGCTAACAAATGA